TCgatacaaaaagacaacctacagaatgggagaaaatatttgcaaatgatttgactgacaagaggttaatatcaaaatacataaacaactcatacaattcaatatcaacaaaacaacccagtcaaaaaatgggctgaatagacgtttctcaaaagaagacatacagacggtaacaggaacatgaaaagatgttcaacattgctaatgattagagaaatgcaaatcaaaacaatgggATATCACCTTATACCTCTCAGAACAGCTATCCTCAAagagtctgcaaataacaaatgttggcgaggatgtggagaaaagggaacccttgtaccctgttggtgggaatgtaaattggtgcagctactaaggaaaataatatagaggTTCTTCAATAAACCAAAAATAgacaaccatatgatccagcagtttcactcctgggtatatatttgaaaaaaatgaaaacagtaattcaaagagatatatgcacccttgtgttaatagcattatttacaatagccaagatatgaaagcaacctaagtgtccatcaatggatggataaagaagatacatacatgtatatacacatacacacacatatatacactcacaatggaacattactctgccatttaaaaaagaatgaaatgtctgCCGTTTGCAAAAAAACATGGTTGGagctagagaatattatgcttagtaaaataagtcagagaacaagaaatactatatgatatcacttttatgtggaatctaaaagataaaacaaatgaatgtatattagtaaaacagaaacagactcacagatacagaaaacaaactagtggttaccactggggaaGAGGACAAGATAGGAGTATGTGATTAAAAGATACagactgctatatataaaatgataagcAACAAGCATGTATTGTACAGCACTCTGGAATATAGCcgttattttataataatttttaatggaatgTAATctctaaaaatactgaatcactatgctatacacttgaaactaatataacattgtaagttaaccatacctcagttaaaaaaaaaaaaagacgttaaaagaatgaaatgacaaGCCATAATCtgcaagaaatattttcaagttataTTTCAGATTAAGGACTTGGATGcagaataaagaactctcaaaattcaataagaaaatagatttttaaaacttaaagcaacccaattatttttaactgtgcaaaaaaattgaagagagatttcaccaaagaagataccaGGTAAACATCACTGCTCATTAGGAGAATCCAAATTAAATCCCCAGTATACTACTATACACCTGTGACTATGATTAAAACTTAAAAGGATGACCATtccaagtgttgatgaggatttGGAGGAACTGAAATGCCAATTAACTCCTGGTAGAAGTGTAAAACTCGGTATAAGtgtttttgaaaatagttttgaagtttctttaaaagttaaacatgcaCGTGCTATAGGATCCAGCCACCTCTTTCCTCGACATTTGCCCAAGACAAATGAAACATGTCCATTCAAAGACAAACAGGAATGCTCAATAGCAGCTCTAGTTGTAATAGCCAGAAACCACAAACAACCAGGTTATCTATGGATAAGCAAACCGTGGTATATCCTTGATATAGTGGCATACTTCAgcaattaaaaaggaatgaactatcaaagaaacaaaggaaaaaaaaaaaaggaatgaactatcaATACATGCAAAAAAACTGGATTAATCTCAGAATAATTGTGCTctatgaaagaagccaggcaaaaTAAGAGTACATTAttctgtattattccatttatgtaaaattctagaaaatacacaCTGATGTATAGAGATAGAAATCATATCAATGATTGCCTAGTGGCAGGGGAGGAACAGGGAAGGTACAAGGAAGGGATTATATAAGGGGCACAGGAAAACTTTGGGGGATGTTGGATCTGTTCACTAATCTGATTGTAGTAGTGGTTTCATGATTGTATAAATGTTAAAACTTACCAAAAGTATATACTTTAAATGTTTGTGTGTCAGTTATACTTCAGGCTGTacatcagttatacttcaataaagctacCCTCCTCCCCAAAAGgagcaaaaggaagaagaaaaacaatcttTTTCCATGTAATAGAATTTTATGTATCGCTTTTCCTAATAGATAGTCCAGATACTTATGTGACTTGTCCAGCTTGTCTACACACTAACAAGAATGAGGGACTAAGGTATTAGCTCATATCTTTGATAATTAATTAACTATTGTTATATTTAAGGGTAACtaatttttatctaattttaaaactgcTTATTCTGGGTTATTTCTATAGAGTTTTAATATTCAGCAAATGATAACAGTGCTGTTTATTTCTTGTAGTGTTTCTCATGATCATTTGACTCAGTTAATTAATGTATAATTTGTTTCAAGCCAGAGATTAGGTTTtaatagaataaatatattattaaaattacttttgaGATGGTTAATGTTAATGGCTGAAAAGATGTTTTTCATAACCTTAAAAAGGTTGGGTATTTTACCTTTACAGATTTATAACTCTGCTTTCATtatcctctttgacttctttcattcatctttatttcatagtatttcttgtttgaagttatttttatataagcCTGCTTTTGGTAACTATAAATGTTTAAGTGAATATAAATACGACTAAGTTTAGAAATAAATCATCTCTGTAAGCTCTTAGCCAaactaaatttcaaataaacacttattatattttaaaaaatatacttaaaaactatttctaatttttaattaattgttactcagaaacatatttttttaaatgatgactaGAAATTCTCTTGGCTCAATTACTCcgagattttcttgaataaaagtTTTGGTTGAATAAGTGTGCAAGTGGAATAATTTAGAAGGGAGAAGTACATAATTAAAGCTTGAATTGTATAGAAATTCTATGAAATAGTTTGGTTAAAATTTATGTAATTAGGTGGAGGTAAtcttaaaattctaaatatgCCTGTTTTTCCCTTTGTGCAGAGTGTATATAAATGTGACTTCCTGAACTTACAGCTTCAGCAAccactccagcttgcacaggaTGCTATAGATGCCTTTTTGAAGCAGCTGAAAAACCCTATTGATTCTCTTCCCGGGGAACTTTTCCATGTGgttgttttctctctccttctttcttactTTCCATCACCTTACCAGCGGTGGATTTGCTGCAAGAAAGCCCATGAACTTTTAGTGCTAAATGGTTTATTGCTTATCATCACACCCGATTCCTCCCATCAGAACCGTCACGCTATGATGATGAAAAGCTGGAAGATTGCTATAGAGTCTCTGGGCTTTAAACGTTTCAAGTATTCAAAATTTTCACATATGCATCTGATGGCATTTAGAAAAACCTCCCTAAAAACCACAAGTGACTTGGTTAGTAGGAACTACCCAGGGATGTTATATATTCCTCAAGATTTCAACAGTATAGAAGATGAGGAATATTCTAACCCTTCCTGCTACGTTCGATCAGATATAGAAGATGAACAACTAGCATATGGTTTCACAGAGCTCCCTGATGCTCCATACGACTCAGATTCTGGAGAAAGTCAAGCCAGCTCTATTCCTTTCTATGAGCTAGAAGATCCCATATTACTTTTAAGTTAATATAAAAGCAAAAGGCCCTTTCAGTCCAGAGTCCTAAACTTAATTGCTTACACTAATCAGAAATACTAACATGAACTCAGTACTTAAAACCTGGTTTGCATAGAAGAAATGCAAAGGTTTACAgagtttgctatttttttctacttctggattttaaaatttattcttatatAGAAAGCTTAAAGTTTCATGCAGAGTGACTCCTGTCATAGCAGAAACCACTGTTACTTTAGCATTTAGCACTATTATATTATAGAAAGGTACCTTTTTCTCTTTAGTGCTGTTGTGAAAAATGAAGCATAATTTgctatgtatttttcttattttcatcttttcagtGTTGACTTCAAACCATTGCAATGAGAAACTAAGATATGTAGAAAGCTGTAGATTGCACTTTGATGACTCACAAGTTAAATGTGGCAGAGATAGATTGGTTTAGTAGTTTTGTGATgcacttattcttttttctaactGAATTGTTACCTGTTATAGAAGGCCATTTTGGCGTCGTTTTGTCTGATGATCAAACATTCCCCAAACTTTTTGGAATTGGTGATAATTcgtattctttctttcttgttcatttGGCAGCATCAGACATTGGGGAGATATTTCCCCCAAAGTGTGTATTCTAATTTGATTAGCACAGTACAGTAAACACCATTGCCAAAATAAGAGTTTTCATATCTTGTTGATTTGGGCCTTGGTGTTAAGTATATTTAACTGTGAGAAttcacttttacttttttaaatttaggtttCATTTACAAAATTTTCTATTTAAGCAAGGAACAATATAATACTCAATACTGACCTGAAACACCTTTGTGAAAGGGTTTGCACTTGTAAGAGAGCTTATGTTCTACCTAGACCAACCTTAATAGGGTCCTCACCTTTCCATTAAGGAGGTGCTGCACTACAAGTCTCGAattatatagaaaaattttaaattaacccTCTGCTGGTAATCTCATAAAATGGTTTTGACCTTCCGGTATTCTAATTTCTATCTAAATCCCAGcagaaatttttctttgaatatataaacCAACAGTTGGCTGTGGGAATTTTCCCTTTCCACATTGATAATGCCTTTCTGTGTTTCTGAATCAGAAGCAAATGATTAAGAAGAAGTATATGTCCAACAAGACAAGATTAGTTTAAATGGCTAAGAACATTTAGTCCATATTGTCTTGTCAGCCAGCAATTGTCATGTAAACTATCATTTTTAAGAGTGCCactgtgtggatttttttttcaagtggttattacattaaaattacCTCATACTGAGGTTTTTGCACTGAAATATCACAGTTTCAGATTTCATGGttaatgttgtgtgtgtgtttttaaaggaaacttgcATTTTCAGTAGTTGATCCTAAATTCATAAACTGCACTTCTTTACTCTGATAAAAGTGTTTTTGTGCTTATTGTGAATTGCTGTAGTTAACTTTGAATGTCAAACTctatttagaaatacaaaatttaCCCTTTAAGATATAAATGGTTGAGTGTGTGTACCcaatatttcaaatttcacaTTCTAAATTAATGAAAGTAACAACATTGTAATTAACCTAAAAGTCAGTTGAGTAAATGCAATAAATATTGGTTGCTCAAATATGCCAGAAGTAACTTGCAGTTTTTCGTTTACTTTCAATAGCATAAGATTActtaataataagaaataattagGACTTTCTTTCCAATTAAGCACTACTGGTCAAGTGTTGTAGCTcccccaaaagaagaagagaagaaaagaaaaaaaaaaccactgtgtTCAGGGTAACATAGAAATATGTGTTGGTAGTACCTCCTTTACCATATGGTCTGTTTTCTGTGATTTGGCTAAATGCTATTTTAAGGGCAAAGAAAACAACATACCAAACAAAAGTGCtttgaaagtaaatgaaaagtGCTTTTGAGAGGCTGGTGTAAGTATTGATATATGACCTTGGAGTTAGCCTTTGTGTTACAGCTAAAATGTTGGTGCTATAAATTCTTCTGATTGTTTACAGATGTTGATTCTGCTTATGCTCCAAAGTGTGCATGATGTATTTTAAGTagtactttaaagaaaaatctctttataAAAACCTATGCTCTCACTTAGTATAAATTTGTTTGGATTTATAAATCTCATTTGTTACTGTAAATTCATCTTCTTCAAAATTAGGTTGGCGCAGGATTTAAACTAATATATATTCCACCAAAGCCAATTCAacatataaatgttaaaatataagcAGTCATGTGGCTTGGTGGCAGATTATATATGTAATGACAAGAGAAGTTAATAGAGCCTTCTAATACTGTATGGGTACTCTTGAGAATGATTTCATTTGGATATAAACAAGTTAAGGGGCCTCCTGTCACATTCACAACAGTATTCTCCAAAATAATTTGATGTTTCAAAAACAAATGATCATTTGCTTGGATTCTTCAGGATTATGACTAGATCAACTGGTTTATATGGTAGTTGCCAAGTGGTGGGAGGTGGCTTACCTGAAaatgtatgtttgtgtttgttgtattttttcacattttgtgaACAaagcacatttattaaaaattttaaattttctaatattcaTTGTCTATTATTTACGAACTAAAAGTTTTGTGGTCTTGACCTAATCTCACTAAGTGATTTCAGAATTGGAAGgtaatttaaaacttaaatgacTTGGAATTTTCTAGCTGGTTTCATCTAGTCCAGTCCCTTAATTTCATAAATTCATTCACTGAGATCCAGAGAGCTCAAGTGACTTCCCCGTTGTCATGTTATTTACCGACGAACAAGGACAACAGCCGACATAAATTCTAGTTCATTATTTGTCAACTATATCATACCCTACTTTCCTTGAAAGTTAATTACACCCAACATAATTTATCTAAGTATATCACTTATTTCAGGGCAGCAGATGGCTTTCTCATGATGTGAAAGTGTTCTTTATGCATTGAACAGATATTTGAATTCTACCATGTGCAGTATGCTGCAGAAACAGCAGTGCTTGGTGTGTTCACAGTTCCCTACTTTCATGGAACTTATGATCTAATGAAGATGACAAGCATTCGACGTGGAGTTAGCATCTGCATCTAGGAGTGATTGCCTACTGATCCTACATCTTCGCCCCTGCTTAACTTCCTTAATTTGTTTCCTAAAAATAGAATAGGAggcaaaaaagttttaaaacacaacaaaaactgTTTAGCAAGTCACAAACACATTGTAGATAAGAGGGATGTATTGTTCATCCCTCTAGAAAAgtgcaaactgaaaataaattctgattataaaaggcaggaaaaaaatggaattgcGCTTTTGCTCCATTTTCCCACACTTTCTCAGCACAGTGCTGCAATGATATTCCTCTTCAAGAGTCCACCTACTAGCTAAGTAGAATGTAGACTTAAGATTTGGGTCCTTCTAGGTGTTAAAAATTGTTAGACAGCAAAGGTGAAAAATTCCTCTAAATTACTAGTccaaaaaaacaatacaaacattTATTACAAAAAATGTTTGTATTGTAATAATTTTATTCTTCCCAAAAGCCTGAATTGCAGTAAGTTCCATGATAGTTcacaataaaaattcatattcatgATCCACTGAACACAAAGCTCCCCAAGATTATCAGTGGTCACCTATATTACATAATACCCAATAAACAAGCATGCTACAATAGCTAACAATTTAATTAAGGACCTCTAAGTGTTATAAAATAGGAGAGAAGTGTTAGGTTTTCTAAATCCTGTTTTGTCTTAGGAAATTTAAACCTTGACAATTGGAGTCTCTTATTTTAAACTGAGGTTTTCATGTATGTTATATCCCTAATTTGTTTCAGAATGAGCTCAgtagtttgtatttttcaaataagaatttGTTACAGATGGCACTACTGAGTGGTAACTTTGAGTCTACATAAGCAGTTCaactgtgaattttatttttaaacagatacCTTTGCTCTGTTAATAGAAAGCTATTCCACTTTTTGCAATAATATAAAGCACTTGTTATTCATGTCACTGCTTGTCTTTAGTAATTGAATATATTGATAACTGTTTTGCATCGTAGATTTTAACAATTTCTAAGATTGGGCCCATCAGTAGTACCAAAGATTGTACCTatgtttttttcagttaaaggaaaatacaaagaattaGGTCATAGGTATTGACTGCAGAGTTGTTTCTTGAATTTGTCAATAATTAGAAGACTGTAAAACATAAATTTGTTAATATTGAATTGGAGTACCCATGTAAACCATAAAAGTTGTAGGAAGCATTACTCAAAACAAAGCCTCGTAGTATTTCCTGGCTCTGGGCCTATTTGCACTTCTTCATAGAAAATAGCCAGGAGaatatacatgcatttttttattgCATGTATGTCTTAGCTGTTGAAGGCAGACACAACCAAGTAAATCAGTAATCAACATTCTTTCCATATACCTTTGAGCTGGTGTGGGGCAAATCAGATATCCAGGAGAATATGGCTTGTCAGAGATAAATTCTACATGAGGCTATTATAGAAGCCACATGTAAGTCATTTACATTTATTCCCTAGACCTTCAGATCTTTTCTGCAGTTAACTAATGCCACCCATTGCCTTCTAccaaggaaaaataatacaaacatggCCATGGCCAGTATTAATTTAGTTCTCCCTCAAATTCCTGTCCTGTAACACATCCCCTATTTGGATGAGAGTTTGCTGAGACAGGCTAAAATATGTAGGAAAGATAAAGTCATCTAGAaacaatttagtttttaaatcGCCACAGGCCTTTTCACTAGGAATCTGAGATAACATTCCCAAAGCTAGGCCTAGAAGTAAGGTAGATATGCACGATTGCTTGAAAGAAGAGAGGTAAGCAGGCTAAATCCATGGAGGCTGCCTACAAGTAGAAAGATGTTTAGGAAACAGACCTGAGACAGAGGGTCTAATGGCTTGACTGTATAAAGGAGCTTATATGGTTTTCAACCCCACTGAAATATTAGCACAGGTTAAAGTACCAGAGTGCAGGTTACTGAGGAAAAAATAGACACCtgggaatttgaaatttaagaaGATAACATTTTGATAGGAAAGGTTCTGGAGTGTGTGTAAACAGAAGTATTATCAAGGTAGGAGGGACACCAGTGGCCTGGAGAATGGTGTCAATTGGAATGAGCTACAGAATGGGACTTAGAATGTCACAAACCATCTCTTTAGTCCTGCTTGATTCATCAATTGAGGCTTCATTACTACATTATTACACTACACTACTGTAAGGAATAGATGTCTTTTGTGCTTTTCAGGGCTGACAGTGtaacttaagaaagaaaaaaaaatacattagcaCTAATATGAAgcaagaaaaactttaaaattgaaGAATAGCATATTCTGGCACTGGCATTTCGTGGTACACACTAATGAAGTCTATTCATGTGATTATGGCACACTGTTCACAACTAATCTAGATGCAATTTACTTAAATATTGGTATCTCTCATCATGGAAGTACCAAATATAAATGATGCTTTCCTGCCTCTCCCAGTTCAACCTCCTACACTCTCTCCTTCACCTTCTATGTTAAACTCctagaggtgggggcagggggcaaccAAGCCTATGCTCACCTTTGCACTAAgtccctctgcctagaatttcttcttcttatattGGATTTGTATAGCTAGTTCATTTTTGCTAATCAGAGCTTACATGTCACCTCCTTAGGAGGACCTCCCCAATCCACATAATCTCTGCATCACTCTGTGTAAGTTTATCTTTTTCCTTACTTGTCTATATATACGGGCAAGGCCCTCATCCATCCTATTCTGTATCTTCAGCCAAAAAAAGTACCTTGCACAaacaggtgttcaataaatgtttgcaaatgaattcattttactttatagAATTCAAGCGTGATGACACAGGTTCACTACCAATATTTagtttatgaatttttttggtgggggtcaGGGGGAAGGTCTAgttctgttttttattgtttattacttAATGTATTCTCAGAAATAGGATATAGCTCAATTTATACTTCAGAAAAGTCTGAATTGCTTTGTATAAAATGTAGCTTAGATCAATACAAACtaatttcttccctccccccttaCCCCTACCCATTTAGGTTTCTTGTATCTTAATCTCAGATCCTGCTTTCTCACCATGTCTCTGTGACATCCAATCGCCACCTCCCTCTCACTGCCAATAAAAGAATTTGTTTGTAAACCATCATTAGCTTCATTACGTATTTAAAAGGAAGATTTAGCTAATTAATCTCTTTAACTCCACAAGAGAAACAGTGCTCCAGCAGTTTCTTAATTCGTGTAAGGGATACATTATTCCAACCACTTTCCACTGACTTTATAGCCAGATAGATTTCCACCATTAAATACTATGACATCTTGGTAATACAAATTTCTTCAGGACTTAACTTCTTAATCCACACCTTTTGCAGGGTTGATGATAgg
The window above is part of the Hippopotamus amphibius kiboko isolate mHipAmp2 chromosome 4, mHipAmp2.hap2, whole genome shotgun sequence genome. Proteins encoded here:
- the BMT2 gene encoding S-adenosylmethionine sensor upstream of mTORC1 isoform X1, which encodes MEPGVSGRSAARGHGAGLPSIPPPREQERKLEQEKLSGVVKSVHRRLRKKYREVGDFDKIWREHCEDEETLCEYAVAMKNLADNHWAKTCEGEGRIEWCCSVCREYFQNGGKRKALEKDEKRAVLTTKTTPALNMHESSKLEGHLTNLSFTNPEFITELLQTSGKIRLLDVGSCFNPFLKFEEFLTVGIDIVPAVESVYKCDFLNLQLQQPLQLAQDAIDAFLKQLKNPIDSLPGELFHVVVFSLLLSYFPSPYQRWICCKKAHELLVLNGLLLIITPDSSHQNRHAMMMKSWKIAIESLGFKRFKYSKFSHMHLMAFRKTSLKTTSDLVSRNYPGMLYIPQDFNSIEDEEYSNPSCYVRSDIEDEQLAYGFTELPDAPYDSDSGESQASSIPFYELEDPILLLS
- the BMT2 gene encoding S-adenosylmethionine sensor upstream of mTORC1 isoform X2 translates to MDHSLFIRSPTEGYLGCFHILAVMNKTAINIHVHVFVWNVCREYFQNGGKRKALEKDEKRAVLTTKTTPALNMHESSKLEGHLTNLSFTNPEFITELLQTSGKIRLLDVGSCFNPFLKFEEFLTVGIDIVPAVESVYKCDFLNLQLQQPLQLAQDAIDAFLKQLKNPIDSLPGELFHVVVFSLLLSYFPSPYQRWICCKKAHELLVLNGLLLIITPDSSHQNRHAMMMKSWKIAIESLGFKRFKYSKFSHMHLMAFRKTSLKTTSDLVSRNYPGMLYIPQDFNSIEDEEYSNPSCYVRSDIEDEQLAYGFTELPDAPYDSDSGESQASSIPFYELEDPILLLS